A region of Bradyrhizobium sp. SZCCHNS1050 DNA encodes the following proteins:
- a CDS encoding ABC transporter ATP-binding protein, translating into MSTLLKLAGVETYIGRYHILQRVDFEVPEGQTTMLLGRNGAGKTTTLRTIMGLWQARNGTISLAGEPIERLATPDIAQRGVGYVPESMAVFSDLTVKENLILAARNGPLDDAQLAWIFGFFPALKKFWLSRAGSLSGGQKQMLSIARAIVEPRKLLLIDEPTKGLAPAIVVSLIECLKEIKRRGATILLVEQNFHAARELGDQVLVMDNGTIVHRGEMAALAADVPLQERLLGLSLEAHQ; encoded by the coding sequence ATGAGCACGCTACTGAAGCTTGCGGGCGTCGAGACCTATATCGGACGCTATCACATCCTGCAGCGCGTCGACTTCGAGGTGCCCGAGGGCCAGACCACGATGCTGCTCGGCCGCAACGGCGCCGGCAAGACCACGACCTTGCGCACCATCATGGGCCTCTGGCAGGCCAGGAACGGCACCATCTCACTCGCCGGCGAGCCGATCGAGAGGCTGGCAACGCCCGACATCGCGCAGCGCGGCGTCGGCTACGTGCCCGAGAGCATGGCCGTGTTCTCCGACCTCACGGTGAAGGAGAACCTGATCCTGGCGGCGCGCAACGGCCCGCTCGACGATGCCCAGCTCGCCTGGATCTTCGGCTTCTTTCCCGCCTTGAAGAAGTTCTGGCTGTCGCGCGCCGGCAGCCTGTCCGGCGGCCAGAAGCAGATGCTGTCGATCGCCCGCGCCATCGTCGAGCCGCGCAAGCTGCTCCTCATCGACGAGCCCACCAAGGGCCTGGCGCCGGCGATCGTGGTGTCGCTGATCGAATGCCTCAAGGAGATCAAGCGCCGTGGCGCAACCATTCTCCTCGTTGAACAGAATTTCCACGCCGCGCGCGAGCTCGGCGACCAGGTGCTTGTGATGGACAATGGCACCATCGTCCATCGCGGCGAGATGGCCGCGCTCGCGGCCGACGTGCCGTTGCAGGAGCGCCTGCTCGGCCTCAGCCTGGAGGCGCATCAATGA
- a CDS encoding cytochrome P450, with product MSMQSVATPSFRLTSPRRNSLTHIPGDEGWPIIGKTFETLADPKGHVERNARKYGPVYRTHMFGEVNVVLLGPEANELVLFDQAKLFSSAHGWGHILNLLFPRGLMLLDFDEHRMHRKALSVAFKAGPMKSYLAGLDRGIAARIAQWKANPGEMLFYPAIKQLTLDLAATSFLGTEIGPEVDAINRAFVDMVAASVAPIRRPLPGTQMARGVKGRQRIVAYFSEQIPLRRAKGDGDDLFSHLCRATDDHGALLSTQDIVDHMSFLMMAAHDTLTSSLTSFVAQLAAHPQWQQKLRDEVTSLGLAKDEPMNSEHLEKMKLTEMAFQETLRLMPPVPSLPRRPIRDFTFKGYAIPAGTGVGINPMYTHHMPEIWPEPERFNPMRFTDEAQRGRHRFAWVPFGGGAHMCLGLHFAYMQVKCFARHFLANLEVSFAPGYQPNWQVWPIPKPRDGLKVMLKAV from the coding sequence ATGTCGATGCAAAGTGTGGCCACGCCATCGTTCCGCCTGACCTCGCCGCGGCGCAACTCACTGACCCATATCCCCGGCGACGAAGGCTGGCCGATCATCGGCAAGACATTCGAGACCCTCGCCGACCCCAAGGGTCACGTCGAGCGCAACGCCAGGAAGTATGGCCCCGTCTACCGCACCCACATGTTCGGCGAGGTCAACGTCGTGCTGCTCGGCCCCGAGGCCAACGAGCTGGTGCTGTTCGACCAGGCCAAGCTGTTCTCCTCGGCGCATGGCTGGGGCCACATCCTCAACCTGCTGTTTCCGCGCGGCCTGATGCTGCTCGATTTCGACGAGCACCGCATGCACCGCAAGGCGCTGTCCGTCGCCTTCAAGGCCGGGCCGATGAAGTCCTATCTCGCCGGCCTCGACCGCGGCATCGCCGCGCGCATCGCGCAGTGGAAAGCAAATCCGGGCGAGATGCTGTTCTATCCGGCGATCAAGCAGCTCACGCTCGACCTCGCCGCGACGTCCTTCCTCGGCACCGAGATCGGGCCGGAGGTCGACGCCATCAACCGCGCCTTCGTCGACATGGTCGCGGCCTCGGTGGCGCCGATCCGCAGGCCGCTGCCAGGCACGCAGATGGCGCGCGGGGTCAAGGGCCGGCAGCGCATCGTCGCCTATTTCTCCGAGCAGATCCCGTTGCGACGTGCGAAAGGCGATGGCGACGATCTGTTCTCGCATCTGTGCCGCGCCACCGATGACCACGGCGCGTTGCTGTCGACGCAGGACATCGTCGACCACATGAGCTTCCTGATGATGGCGGCGCACGACACGCTGACCTCGTCGCTGACCTCCTTCGTCGCCCAGCTCGCCGCGCATCCACAGTGGCAGCAGAAGCTGCGCGACGAGGTGACGAGCCTCGGCCTCGCCAAGGACGAACCGATGAACTCGGAGCATCTGGAGAAGATGAAGCTGACCGAGATGGCGTTCCAGGAGACCCTGCGGCTGATGCCGCCGGTGCCGTCGCTGCCGCGCCGGCCGATCCGGGATTTCACCTTCAAGGGCTACGCGATTCCCGCCGGCACCGGCGTCGGCATCAATCCGATGTACACCCATCACATGCCGGAGATCTGGCCGGAGCCGGAGCGGTTCAACCCGATGCGCTTCACCGACGAGGCCCAGCGCGGCCGCCACCGCTTCGCCTGGGTGCCGTTCGGCGGCGGCGCGCACATGTGCCTCGGCCTGCACTTCGCCTACATGCAGGTGAAGTGCTTCGCGCGGCACTTCCTCGCCAACCTTGAGGTCTCTTTCGCCCCCGGCTATCAGCCGAACTGGCAGGTCTGGCCGATCCCGAAACCGCGCGACGGGCTGAAGGTGATGCTGAAGGCGGTGTGA
- a CDS encoding glucose 1-dehydrogenase, which translates to MGRLEGKVAVITGATSGIGLRTAEIFVAEGAKVVVAGRRSAEGEALASRLGASCVFRQTDVTVDGQMRALIDGAVERFGRLDCVFNNAGGPAQTGGIEGLDADRFDQAMAVLVRSVMLGMKYAAPHMKRQGSGSIINNGSIAGRLAGFSTSVVYSTAKAAVIHLTKCVAMELGESGVRVNSISPGLIATGIFGKALGLSTEAAEKTPETIRNAYATAQPIPRAGLPDDIAYAAVFLASDESSFINGHDLVIDGAITGGRNWSQQQQGYQAMRKLLGDAVE; encoded by the coding sequence ATGGGACGGTTGGAGGGCAAGGTCGCCGTGATCACGGGTGCGACCAGCGGCATCGGCCTGCGCACGGCGGAAATCTTCGTAGCCGAGGGGGCGAAGGTCGTCGTCGCGGGCCGGCGCAGCGCCGAGGGCGAGGCGCTGGCGAGCAGGCTCGGGGCGAGCTGCGTGTTCCGGCAGACCGACGTCACGGTCGACGGGCAGATGCGGGCATTGATCGATGGCGCGGTCGAGCGCTTTGGCCGGCTCGATTGCGTGTTCAACAATGCGGGCGGTCCGGCGCAGACCGGCGGCATCGAAGGCCTCGACGCCGATCGGTTCGACCAGGCCATGGCGGTGCTGGTGCGCAGCGTCATGCTCGGCATGAAATACGCCGCGCCCCACATGAAGCGGCAAGGCTCCGGCAGCATCATCAACAACGGCTCGATCGCCGGCCGGCTCGCCGGCTTCTCCACCTCGGTGGTCTACAGCACGGCGAAGGCGGCGGTGATCCATCTGACGAAATGCGTGGCGATGGAGCTCGGCGAGTCCGGCGTGCGCGTCAACTCGATCTCGCCCGGACTGATCGCCACCGGCATCTTCGGCAAGGCGCTGGGCCTGTCGACCGAGGCGGCCGAGAAGACGCCGGAGACGATCCGCAACGCCTATGCCACGGCGCAGCCGATTCCGCGTGCCGGCCTGCCCGACGACATCGCCTACGCTGCAGTGTTTCTCGCCAGCGACGAATCGAGCTTCATCAACGGCCATGATCTCGTCATCGACGGCGCCATCACCGGCGGCCGCAACTGGAGCCAGCAGCAGCAGGGCTATCAGGCGATGCGCAAGCTGCTGGGGGATGCGGTGGAGTAG
- a CDS encoding branched-chain amino acid ABC transporter permease, with protein sequence MSEIAATEALPKPKRDIAPLLLPVVLALLMIPLVGSASSWVTLTVASLAMGMMIFIMASGLTLVFGLMDVLNFGHGAFIAVGAYVATLVLLPLAGWAQSDSLLTNLAVLVPAALLSMGVTGALGLVVERVLVLPVYGQHLKQILMTTGGLIVAEQTLYALFGPQIIPMPLPAALRGSFIIGDVAISKYRLLAMLVGFAIFVAIELVLNRTKIGLLIRAGVENREMVEALGYRIRRLFLGVFMTGSALAGLGGVMWGLYREQVHASIGDELTVLVFIVVIIGGLGSITGCFIGAVLVAMVANYGGFLVPKLALVSNILLMVAVLMWRPRGLYAVTSR encoded by the coding sequence ATGAGCGAGATCGCTGCGACCGAGGCACTGCCGAAACCGAAGCGCGACATCGCGCCGCTGCTGCTGCCGGTCGTGCTGGCGCTCCTGATGATCCCGCTGGTCGGGTCAGCGAGCTCCTGGGTGACCCTGACGGTCGCGAGCCTCGCGATGGGCATGATGATCTTCATCATGGCCTCGGGCCTGACGCTCGTCTTCGGCCTGATGGACGTGCTCAATTTCGGCCACGGTGCCTTCATCGCCGTCGGCGCCTACGTTGCGACGCTGGTGCTGCTGCCACTGGCGGGCTGGGCCCAGTCCGACTCGCTGCTGACCAACCTTGCCGTCCTCGTTCCGGCGGCGCTGCTGTCGATGGGCGTGACCGGCGCACTCGGCCTCGTGGTCGAGCGCGTGCTGGTGCTGCCGGTCTACGGCCAGCACCTCAAGCAGATCCTGATGACCACCGGCGGACTCATCGTCGCCGAGCAGACGCTGTATGCGCTGTTCGGTCCGCAGATCATTCCCATGCCGCTGCCCGCGGCGTTGCGCGGGTCTTTCATCATCGGCGACGTCGCGATCTCGAAATACCGGCTGCTGGCCATGCTCGTCGGCTTCGCGATCTTCGTCGCCATCGAGCTGGTGCTGAACCGGACCAAGATCGGCCTGTTAATCCGCGCCGGTGTCGAAAACCGCGAGATGGTCGAGGCGCTCGGCTATCGCATCCGCCGGCTGTTCCTCGGCGTGTTCATGACCGGCTCGGCGCTGGCCGGCCTCGGCGGCGTGATGTGGGGGCTGTATCGCGAGCAGGTGCATGCCTCGATCGGCGACGAGCTCACCGTGCTGGTGTTCATCGTCGTGATCATCGGCGGGCTCGGCTCGATCACCGGCTGCTTCATCGGCGCGGTCCTGGTTGCGATGGTCGCCAACTATGGCGGCTTCCTGGTGCCCAAGCTCGCCCTCGTCTCCAACATCCTGCTGATGGTCGCCGTGCTGATGTGGCGGCCGCGCGGTCTCTATGCGGTGACCAGCCGATGA
- a CDS encoding sensor histidine kinase → MSMTRLIDDIKRIWRGEQQPSLTWSCMFAAMCLLAATAIRYGMAHLRPDVFFTPYLPAVFFATAMGGSGVGLATAIAGAALGLTLDFGGGPADGARLALMAMYMVVALLVIWGVDHYRRLAAKQREIARRLTQEEQYRKLLVDELHHRLKNKTSTIHAVLHQVLYDQPQVWSRIDQRIRALATADDLIARADGQGCDLKDLLVSELGPYGHVRFELHGPPLFLPAKLAVSLALIFHELATNAGKYGAFASPRGFLQVSWTMQEDRLHLTWDEAAGPPIGPIGRPGFGSKLLKSVLSSFDGRTETRFLESGLHCTLQCRVPPS, encoded by the coding sequence ATGTCCATGACGCGACTCATCGACGACATCAAGCGGATCTGGCGCGGCGAGCAGCAGCCTTCCCTGACATGGAGCTGCATGTTTGCAGCGATGTGCCTGCTCGCAGCCACGGCGATCCGCTACGGCATGGCGCATCTGCGGCCCGACGTGTTCTTCACGCCCTACCTGCCGGCCGTCTTCTTCGCCACCGCGATGGGCGGATCGGGCGTCGGCCTGGCGACGGCGATCGCAGGCGCGGCGCTCGGCCTGACGCTCGATTTTGGCGGCGGTCCGGCCGATGGCGCCCGGCTCGCGCTGATGGCGATGTATATGGTCGTGGCGCTGCTGGTGATCTGGGGCGTCGATCACTACCGGCGCCTGGCCGCCAAGCAGCGCGAGATCGCCCGGCGGCTCACCCAGGAGGAGCAGTATCGCAAGCTCCTGGTCGACGAGCTGCACCACCGGCTCAAGAACAAGACCTCCACCATTCACGCCGTGCTGCATCAGGTGCTGTACGACCAGCCGCAGGTGTGGAGCCGCATCGACCAGCGCATCCGCGCGCTCGCGACCGCGGACGACCTGATCGCGCGCGCCGACGGACAGGGCTGCGACCTGAAGGATCTGCTGGTCTCGGAGCTCGGGCCATATGGCCATGTCCGCTTCGAGCTCCACGGCCCGCCGCTGTTCCTGCCTGCCAAGCTCGCCGTCAGCCTCGCTTTGATCTTTCACGAGCTTGCGACCAATGCCGGCAAGTACGGCGCCTTTGCCTCGCCGCGCGGCTTCCTTCAGGTGTCATGGACGATGCAGGAGGACCGCCTCCATCTGACCTGGGACGAGGCCGCGGGTCCGCCGATCGGTCCGATCGGCAGGCCCGGCTTCGGAAGCAAATTGCTGAAGTCCGTGCTGTCGTCGTTCGATGGCAGGACCGAGACCAGATTTCTCGAATCCGGCCTTCACTGCACCTTGCAGTGTCGCGTGCCACCAAGCTGA
- a CDS encoding ABC transporter ATP-binding protein yields the protein MALTLETRDLTIRFGGHVAVNSVSCSFRPGELTAIVGPNGAGKTTYFNLISGQLTASSGSILFDGRDITGLSAPLRTRAGLGRAFQLTNLFPNLSVEENVRLAAQAQSGVHYDLLRPWMARRDLIARADAILDQVALGGRRSVTATTLSHGDQRKLEVALMMALEPKVFMFDEPTAGMSIDEVPVVLDLIGRLKQDTSKIILLVEHKMDVVRSLADRIIVLHNGQLVADGPPAEVIASPIVQEAYLGVAPRSAA from the coding sequence ATGGCCCTTACCCTCGAAACCCGCGACCTCACCATCCGTTTCGGCGGTCATGTCGCGGTCAACAGCGTCAGTTGCAGCTTCAGGCCGGGTGAGCTGACCGCCATCGTCGGCCCCAACGGGGCCGGCAAGACCACCTATTTCAACCTGATCTCCGGCCAGCTGACGGCCTCCTCGGGCTCCATCCTGTTCGACGGCCGCGACATCACCGGTCTCTCGGCGCCGCTGCGCACCCGCGCCGGCTTGGGACGCGCGTTCCAGCTCACCAACCTGTTTCCCAATCTCAGCGTCGAGGAGAACGTGCGGCTCGCTGCGCAGGCGCAGAGCGGCGTGCACTATGACCTGCTCCGCCCCTGGATGGCGCGGCGCGACCTGATTGCGCGCGCGGACGCGATCCTCGACCAGGTCGCGCTCGGCGGCCGCCGCAGCGTCACCGCGACGACGCTGTCGCATGGCGATCAGCGCAAGCTCGAAGTCGCGCTGATGATGGCGCTGGAGCCGAAGGTCTTCATGTTCGACGAGCCCACCGCCGGCATGAGCATCGACGAGGTGCCGGTCGTGCTCGACCTCATCGGCAGGCTCAAGCAGGACACGAGCAAGATCATCCTGCTGGTCGAGCACAAGATGGACGTCGTGCGCTCGCTCGCCGACCGCATCATCGTGCTGCACAACGGACAGCTGGTCGCCGACGGTCCGCCCGCGGAGGTCATCGCCTCGCCAATCGTGCAGGAAGCCTACCTTGGCGTGGCGCCGCGGAGTGCGGCATGA
- a CDS encoding putative bifunctional diguanylate cyclase/phosphodiesterase has product MYSSDRFNFSPGPNEGLGSTEAELRFLRSVLSQLPSGVTVQDEHGRFLLVNDTAAVQLGAAANSIDGLSAPHLHNRRTACREILGRGRTVIGEEKVAGERGAQTLLTAHRPVRIGDQTVLISSSADISEQKEFEDQLFRAAYYDELTGLPMRRVVEHRADLLVRRGRVDGRFALAFLDLDNFKYINDYYGHATGDALLVELAKRISRDLRESDLLSRISGDEFLLLLHPIERAEEVAEFLHAMLERLNAPFFIDGAEVFASASVGVSLFPEHGASYDVLRQNADLAMYRVKNGGKGTLAFFSSAMEHEALARMKVEQSLRLAILEKRFCCAFQAKVDIRTEEIKGIEALVRLRDNEGVIQAPGSFINLAVELGLIDELAHLVLDEIIKSIDLINDAFGPEATISINVAAKQASNPEFMQPFARAIAATGFPKRFMIEVTEDAFVTRSHFQDEIVPLLRGIGVGISIDDFGIGYSSLSALADITADEIKIDRSFITDIHKRPRSQGILRAIESLSEALGMTVIAEGIESFEELAYLQAATKIRYAQGYYFSRPIFLEELKPAAPLASEARISLASRPVQENRQVYARSSRYRR; this is encoded by the coding sequence ATGTACAGCAGCGACCGATTCAACTTTTCCCCCGGGCCGAATGAGGGGCTGGGCTCGACCGAGGCCGAGCTGCGCTTCCTGCGCAGCGTCCTCAGCCAGCTGCCGTCGGGCGTCACGGTCCAGGACGAGCATGGTCGCTTTCTGCTGGTCAACGATACGGCCGCCGTCCAGCTCGGCGCCGCCGCCAACAGCATCGACGGCCTCTCAGCGCCGCATCTCCATAACCGGCGCACGGCCTGCCGCGAGATCCTCGGCCGGGGTCGGACGGTGATCGGCGAGGAAAAAGTGGCAGGCGAGCGCGGCGCGCAGACCTTGCTGACCGCGCATCGGCCGGTTCGCATCGGCGACCAGACCGTCCTCATCTCCAGCTCGGCCGATATCAGCGAGCAGAAGGAGTTCGAGGACCAGTTGTTTCGCGCCGCCTATTACGACGAGTTGACCGGCCTGCCGATGCGCCGCGTGGTCGAGCATCGCGCCGACCTGCTGGTCCGGCGCGGCCGCGTCGACGGACGCTTCGCACTCGCCTTTCTCGACCTCGACAATTTCAAGTACATCAACGACTATTACGGCCACGCCACCGGCGATGCGCTGCTGGTCGAGCTCGCCAAGCGCATCAGCCGCGACCTGCGCGAGTCGGACCTGCTGTCGCGCATCAGCGGCGACGAGTTCCTGCTGCTGCTGCATCCGATCGAGCGCGCCGAGGAGGTCGCCGAATTCCTGCACGCGATGCTGGAACGCCTGAACGCGCCCTTCTTCATCGACGGCGCCGAGGTGTTCGCCTCCGCGTCCGTCGGAGTGAGCCTGTTTCCCGAACACGGCGCAAGCTACGACGTGCTGCGCCAGAACGCGGATCTGGCGATGTACCGCGTCAAGAACGGCGGCAAGGGCACGCTGGCCTTCTTCTCCAGCGCGATGGAGCACGAGGCGCTGGCGCGCATGAAGGTCGAGCAGTCGCTGCGGCTCGCGATCCTCGAAAAGCGCTTCTGCTGCGCGTTCCAGGCCAAGGTCGACATCCGCACCGAGGAGATCAAGGGCATCGAGGCGCTGGTGCGGCTGCGCGACAATGAAGGCGTGATCCAGGCACCCGGATCGTTCATCAACCTCGCGGTCGAGCTCGGTCTCATCGACGAGCTCGCCCATCTCGTGCTCGACGAGATCATCAAGTCGATCGATCTTATCAACGACGCGTTTGGGCCGGAAGCGACGATCAGCATCAACGTCGCGGCGAAACAGGCGTCGAATCCGGAATTCATGCAGCCCTTCGCCCGGGCGATCGCAGCGACCGGCTTTCCCAAGCGGTTCATGATCGAGGTCACCGAGGACGCGTTCGTGACCCGCAGCCATTTCCAGGACGAGATCGTGCCGCTGCTGCGCGGGATCGGCGTCGGCATCTCGATCGATGATTTCGGCATCGGCTATTCGTCGCTGTCGGCACTCGCCGACATCACGGCGGACGAGATCAAGATCGACCGCTCCTTCATCACCGACATTCATAAGCGACCGCGCAGCCAGGGCATCCTGCGTGCGATCGAATCCCTGAGCGAGGCGCTGGGCATGACGGTGATCGCGGAGGGCATCGAGTCGTTCGAGGAGCTCGCCTATCTGCAGGCCGCGACCAAGATCCGCTATGCGCAGGGCTACTACTTCTCGCGTCCGATCTTCCTGGAGGAGCTGAAGCCGGCGGCCCCGCTTGCAAGCGAAGCGCGCATCAGTCTCGCCAGTCGCCCTGTGCAGGAAAATCGCCAGGTCTATGCGCGCAGCAGCCGCTATCGGCGCTGA
- a CDS encoding branched-chain amino acid ABC transporter permease, translated as MMILSGDPPRSRALSILLTVIILALLATPFIFPGAKALNVAAKICIFAALVASYDLLLGYTGSVSFAHTMFYGIGSYAVAIALYGLGPNWSSVAIAAAAGLPLALLLALAIGLFSLRVEAIFFAMITLAVASAFLVLASQLSWLTGGEDGRSFQLPELLRPGTVFIGKDWFGFPINGRILTYYLVLSACALMILALLRVVNSPFGRVLQAIRENRFRAEALGYRTVFHLTYANCIAAMIAACAGMLNALWLRYAGPDTSLSFSIMLDILLMVVIGGMGTIYGAIIGAAIFILAQNYLQALMGIASTAAADAGLPLLPGLLHPDRWLLWLGLLFIASVYFFPTGVVGRLRNKPGAAR; from the coding sequence ATGATGATCCTGTCCGGCGATCCGCCCCGCAGCCGCGCGCTGTCCATCCTGCTCACCGTCATCATCCTGGCGCTGCTGGCGACGCCCTTCATCTTCCCCGGCGCCAAGGCGCTCAACGTCGCCGCCAAGATCTGCATCTTTGCCGCGCTGGTCGCCTCCTACGATCTGCTGCTCGGCTATACCGGCTCGGTGTCGTTCGCGCATACGATGTTCTACGGCATTGGCTCCTACGCGGTCGCGATCGCGCTCTATGGCCTCGGTCCCAACTGGTCATCGGTGGCAATTGCCGCCGCCGCCGGGTTGCCGCTCGCGCTGCTGCTGGCGCTCGCGATCGGCCTGTTCTCGCTGCGGGTCGAGGCGATCTTCTTTGCCATGATCACGCTCGCGGTCGCCTCGGCCTTCCTGGTGCTGGCATCGCAATTGTCGTGGCTGACGGGCGGCGAGGACGGCCGCAGCTTCCAGCTGCCCGAGCTGTTGCGCCCGGGCACGGTGTTCATCGGCAAGGACTGGTTCGGCTTCCCGATCAACGGTCGCATCCTGACCTATTACCTGGTGCTGTCGGCCTGCGCGCTGATGATCCTGGCCCTGCTGCGCGTCGTCAACTCGCCGTTCGGCCGCGTGCTGCAGGCGATCCGCGAGAACCGCTTCCGCGCCGAGGCGCTCGGCTATCGCACGGTCTTTCATCTCACCTATGCCAACTGCATCGCAGCCATGATCGCGGCCTGCGCGGGGATGCTGAACGCACTCTGGCTGCGCTATGCCGGCCCCGACACGTCGCTCAGCTTCTCGATCATGCTCGACATCCTGCTGATGGTCGTGATCGGCGGCATGGGCACGATCTACGGCGCCATCATTGGGGCTGCCATCTTCATCCTGGCGCAGAATTATCTGCAGGCCCTGATGGGGATCGCTTCGACCGCGGCGGCGGACGCCGGACTGCCGCTGCTGCCCGGCCTGCTGCACCCCGACCGCTGGCTGCTGTGGCTCGGCCTCCTGTTCATCGCCAGCGTCTATTTCTTTCCGACCGGCGTCGTCGGCCGCCTTCGCAACAAGCCGGGCGCGGCGCGCTGA